The Pseudomonas azadiae genome contains a region encoding:
- the flgE gene encoding flagellar hook protein FlgE, whose protein sequence is MSFNIGLSGLYAANKQLDVTGNNIANVATTGFKSSRAEFADIYAASKLGTGQNSIGNGVNLAAVSQQFTQGDVNGSGGVLDMAIQGGGFFVQKGSDGSLEYTRSGAFRADKDGYITNNTGTSRLQGYAADENGKVTKGGLVDLQLNLSNLPPKASSKVDSTSNLNSSEPAINQTTKPFDPSDTSTFTTQYSTTLYDTQGNAHSMVQYMVKTDSNKWMSYTTIDGRNPDGSTLAATPPVGKLLTFDTAGTLSTITTPPATVSNTTLTIADWKPGAMVNGVWTDNGAAANPGGIAVNMSNITQYNSASYRNPPVTDGYATGQITGLKIDGSGVLFATFSNQQSKAIGQISLASFNNEQGLQPSGGTAWRETFASGQPGYDTPQAGTLGSIVANSLENSNVNLTNELVDLIKAQSNYQANAKTISTQSTIMQTIIQMT, encoded by the coding sequence ATGTCTTTTAACATCGGCCTTAGCGGCCTCTATGCGGCCAACAAACAACTGGACGTGACCGGCAACAACATTGCCAACGTCGCGACCACTGGCTTCAAGTCGTCCCGCGCGGAATTCGCCGACATCTACGCCGCCTCCAAATTGGGCACCGGCCAGAACAGCATCGGCAACGGTGTGAACCTGGCGGCCGTGTCCCAGCAGTTCACCCAAGGTGACGTGAACGGCAGTGGCGGCGTGTTGGACATGGCGATCCAGGGCGGCGGCTTCTTCGTGCAGAAGGGCAGTGACGGTTCGCTGGAATACACCCGCAGTGGTGCTTTCCGTGCCGACAAGGACGGCTACATCACCAACAACACCGGGACCTCGCGCTTGCAAGGTTATGCGGCGGATGAGAACGGCAAGGTCACCAAGGGCGGCCTCGTCGACCTGCAACTGAATCTGTCGAATCTGCCGCCGAAGGCGTCCAGCAAAGTGGATTCCACCAGCAACCTGAACTCTTCGGAACCGGCGATCAACCAGACCACCAAGCCGTTCGACCCGTCCGACACCAGCACCTTTACCACGCAATACAGCACCACGTTGTACGATACCCAGGGCAACGCGCACTCGATGGTCCAGTACATGGTGAAGACCGATTCCAACAAGTGGATGTCCTACACCACGATCGACGGGCGCAACCCGGATGGATCGACGCTGGCCGCCACGCCGCCTGTAGGAAAGCTGCTGACATTTGATACCGCAGGCACGCTTTCGACGATCACAACGCCGCCGGCTACCGTCTCCAACACCACGCTGACCATCGCTGACTGGAAGCCGGGTGCCATGGTCAACGGGGTTTGGACAGACAACGGCGCTGCTGCCAACCCAGGTGGTATTGCCGTCAACATGTCCAATATCACCCAGTACAATTCGGCCAGCTACCGCAACCCACCGGTCACCGATGGCTACGCCACCGGCCAGATCACCGGCCTGAAAATTGACGGCAGCGGTGTACTGTTCGCAACGTTCAGCAACCAGCAGAGCAAGGCCATCGGCCAGATCTCCCTGGCCAGCTTCAACAACGAGCAAGGCCTGCAGCCATCGGGCGGCACCGCCTGGAGAGAGACCTTCGCCTCGGGCCAGCCGGGTTACGACACCCCGCAAGCCGGGACCCTGGGCTCGATCGTGGCCAACTCCCTGGAGAACTCCAACGTCAACCTGACCAACGAGTTGGTGGACCTGATCAAGGCCCAGAGCAACTACCAGGCGAACGCCAAGACCATCTCCACCCAGAGCACCATCATGCAGACCATCATCCAGATGACGTGA
- the flgD gene encoding flagellar hook assembly protein FlgD has translation MAIVDTSNNTAVQDLFNNKVKTATDNSSVGDAAKTATGSQSLGKDAFLQLLVTQLKNQNPLSPQDNGAFVAQLAQFSSLEGINTLNDSVNNISSNFSSSQALQASSLVGRSIITQTDKALVDTSKSMTGSVAVTAATGNVSIKITDKDGNVVRTIDTGAQSAGTSDFIWDGKNEKGEVAPAGTYTFTATTKNDKGDAVALATSLPATVTSVTLSKTGGEMLLNLAGGMGSVKLSQIQTIGT, from the coding sequence ATGGCCATCGTTGATACCTCAAACAACACGGCAGTTCAGGACCTCTTTAACAATAAGGTCAAGACTGCAACGGACAACAGCAGTGTCGGCGACGCAGCCAAGACGGCGACGGGCAGCCAGTCGCTGGGCAAGGACGCGTTCCTGCAACTGCTCGTGACCCAACTGAAAAACCAGAACCCGCTCTCGCCGCAAGACAACGGCGCGTTCGTGGCCCAGCTGGCGCAGTTCAGCAGCCTGGAAGGCATCAACACCCTGAACGACTCGGTGAATAACATCTCGAGCAACTTCAGTTCTTCGCAAGCGCTGCAGGCGTCGTCGTTGGTAGGACGTTCGATCATCACCCAGACCGACAAGGCGCTGGTCGATACCAGCAAGAGCATGACCGGCTCGGTAGCCGTCACGGCGGCGACGGGCAACGTGTCCATCAAGATCACCGACAAAGATGGCAACGTGGTGCGCACCATCGATACGGGCGCCCAGAGCGCGGGCACTTCCGACTTTATCTGGGACGGTAAGAACGAAAAGGGCGAGGTCGCTCCCGCGGGCACCTACACCTTCACGGCCACTACCAAGAACGACAAGGGCGACGCCGTTGCCCTGGCCACTTCGCTGCCGGCGACGGTAACGAGCGTGACCCTGAGCAAGACCGGCGGCGAAATGCTGCTGAACCTTGCAGGCGGCATGGGCAGCGTCAAGCTGTCGCAAATTCAGACTATCGGTACATAG
- the flgC gene encoding flagellar basal body rod protein FlgC produces the protein MSLSSVFNIAGSGMSAQTTRLNTVASNIANAETVSSSIDQTYRARHPVFATMFQGGQNGGGDSLFQDQGAAGSGVQVLGVVEDQSNLEARYEPNHPAANEKGYVYYPNVNVVEEMADMISASRSFQTNAEMMNTAKTMMQKVLTLGQ, from the coding sequence ATGTCCCTGTCCAGTGTTTTCAATATTGCCGGCAGTGGCATGAGCGCGCAGACCACGCGCTTGAACACCGTCGCCAGTAACATCGCCAACGCCGAGACCGTGTCTTCGAGCATTGACCAGACCTACCGCGCCCGGCACCCGGTGTTCGCCACCATGTTCCAGGGCGGCCAGAACGGCGGCGGCGATTCGCTGTTCCAGGACCAGGGCGCCGCAGGCTCCGGCGTGCAAGTGCTCGGTGTGGTTGAAGACCAGAGCAACCTCGAAGCCCGCTACGAGCCCAACCATCCCGCCGCGAACGAAAAGGGGTACGTCTACTACCCCAACGTCAACGTGGTCGAGGAAATGGCCGACATGATTTCCGCCAGCCGCTCGTTCCAGACCAACGCGGAAATGATGAACACCGCCAAAACCATGATGCAGAAGGTCCTGACCCTGGGTCAGTGA
- the flgB gene encoding flagellar basal body rod protein FlgB, with amino-acid sequence MSISFDKALGIHEQALGFRAQRAEVLANNIANADTPNYKARDLDFSAVLAAQQDKTKNGTFALNMTNNRHIEAQGLSNGDESLLYRTPMQPSIDQNTVDAQLEQSAYAENSVNFQASFTLLNSKFKGLMSALRGE; translated from the coding sequence ATGAGCATCAGCTTCGATAAAGCGCTCGGTATCCACGAACAAGCCCTGGGCTTCCGCGCCCAGCGTGCCGAAGTCCTGGCCAACAACATTGCCAACGCCGACACCCCGAACTACAAGGCTCGGGATCTGGACTTCTCCGCCGTGCTTGCCGCACAGCAGGACAAGACCAAGAACGGCACCTTCGCCTTGAACATGACCAACAACCGTCATATCGAAGCGCAAGGCCTGAGCAATGGTGACGAGTCGCTGCTGTATCGCACGCCGATGCAGCCGTCGATCGACCAGAACACCGTCGACGCCCAGCTGGAGCAATCGGCCTACGCCGAGAACTCGGTGAACTTTCAGGCCAGCTTTACCCTGCTCAACAGCAAATTCAAAGGGCTGATGTCAGCCCTGCGTGGAGAATAA
- the cheR gene encoding protein-glutamate O-methyltransferase CheR, translating to MSTGNLDFEQFRVFLEKACGILLGENKQYLVSSRLNKLMEQQGIKSLSELVQRIQGQPRSGLKEMVVDAMTTNETLWFRDTYPFEVLKSKVLPEAIKASPGQRLRIWSAACSSGQEPYSISMSIDEFERTNMGQLKAGAQIVATDLSGTMLTNCKTGEYDSLALGRGLSQERLQRYFDPKGAGRWAVKAPIKSRVEFRSFNLLDSYASLGKFDMVFCRNVLIYFSAEVKKDILLRIHGTLKRGGYLFLGASEALNGLPDHYQMVQCSPGIIYQAK from the coding sequence GTGTCTACAGGTAATTTGGATTTTGAACAGTTCCGGGTCTTCCTGGAAAAAGCCTGTGGCATATTGCTCGGTGAAAACAAGCAATACCTGGTTTCCAGCCGTCTCAATAAACTGATGGAGCAGCAGGGCATCAAGTCCCTCAGCGAATTGGTTCAGCGGATCCAGGGCCAGCCACGCAGCGGTCTCAAGGAGATGGTGGTCGATGCCATGACCACCAACGAAACCTTATGGTTTCGCGACACCTACCCTTTCGAAGTGCTCAAGAGCAAAGTGCTGCCGGAAGCCATCAAGGCCAGCCCGGGCCAGCGCCTGCGCATCTGGTCGGCGGCCTGCTCCTCGGGGCAGGAACCGTACTCGATTTCCATGTCCATCGATGAGTTCGAGCGGACCAACATGGGCCAGTTGAAGGCCGGCGCGCAAATCGTCGCCACCGACCTGTCCGGCACCATGCTCACCAATTGCAAGACCGGTGAGTACGACAGCCTGGCCCTGGGCCGCGGCTTGTCCCAAGAGCGCCTGCAGCGTTACTTCGACCCGAAAGGGGCGGGGCGCTGGGCGGTCAAGGCACCGATCAAGAGCCGTGTGGAGTTTCGCTCCTTCAACCTGCTCGACAGCTACGCCAGCCTGGGCAAGTTCGACATGGTGTTCTGCCGCAACGTGCTGATCTACTTCTCGGCCGAGGTGAAGAAAGACATCCTGCTGCGCATCCACGGCACGCTCAAGCGCGGCGGTTACCTGTTCCTCGGTGCTTCCGAAGCGCTGAACGGTTTGCCGGACCATTACCAGATGGTGCAGTGCAGCCCTGGGATCATCTACCAGGCCAAGTAA
- a CDS encoding chemotaxis protein CheV, which translates to MAGVMDSVNQRTQLVGQNRLELLLFRLDGKQLYGINVFKVREVLQCPKLTIMPKSSPVVCGVASIRGATIPILDLALATGSAGLQDRENPFVIITEYNTKTQGFLVRSVERIVNMNWEEIHPPPKGTGRDHYLTAVTRVDNQLVEIIDVEKILAEVAPTSETISVGVVDADTAHKAISLRVLTVDDSSVARKQVTRCLQTVGVDVVALNDGRQALDYLRKLVDEGKKPEEEFLMMISDIEMPEMDGYTLTAEIRSDPRMQKLHIILHTSLSGVFNQAMVKKVGADDFLAKFRPDDLASRVVERIKAADHS; encoded by the coding sequence ATGGCAGGAGTAATGGATTCAGTAAACCAGCGCACACAGCTGGTAGGGCAGAATCGCCTGGAGTTGTTGCTTTTTCGCCTCGATGGCAAGCAGCTATATGGCATCAACGTATTCAAGGTGCGGGAAGTGCTGCAATGCCCCAAGCTGACGATCATGCCCAAGTCCAGTCCGGTGGTGTGTGGCGTTGCCAGTATCCGTGGTGCGACGATCCCGATTCTCGACTTGGCCCTGGCCACCGGTTCGGCGGGTTTGCAGGACCGCGAGAACCCGTTCGTGATCATCACTGAGTACAACACCAAGACCCAGGGTTTCCTGGTGCGCTCGGTGGAGCGCATCGTCAACATGAACTGGGAAGAGATCCATCCGCCGCCCAAGGGCACTGGCCGCGATCACTACCTCACGGCAGTAACGCGGGTGGATAACCAGTTGGTGGAAATCATCGACGTGGAGAAGATTCTCGCCGAAGTGGCACCGACGTCGGAAACGATCTCGGTCGGTGTGGTCGATGCCGACACGGCGCACAAGGCAATTTCCCTGCGCGTACTGACGGTGGACGACTCTTCGGTGGCGCGTAAGCAGGTGACGCGTTGCCTGCAGACGGTCGGCGTAGACGTGGTGGCCCTCAATGATGGTCGCCAGGCGCTGGATTACCTGCGCAAATTGGTCGACGAAGGCAAGAAGCCCGAAGAAGAATTCTTGATGATGATCTCCGACATCGAGATGCCTGAAATGGACGGCTACACCCTCACGGCTGAGATACGCAGCGACCCGCGCATGCAAAAATTGCATATCATCCTGCATACTTCGTTGTCGGGTGTCTTCAACCAGGCGATGGTCAAGAAGGTCGGTGCCGATGACTTTCTGGCCAAATTCCGTCCTGATGACCTGGCATCCCGGGTCGTTGAGCGGATCAAGGCAGCAGATCACAGCTAG
- the flgA gene encoding flagellar basal body P-ring formation chaperone FlgA gives MDIKTTVSRRPTLTRFCRCLCVPLALLALGLGATARADNVTLPDVLIGVTQGFLEFTVEDYLATTQTPGRYEIQVNQLDPRLRMPMCDKELTATLESPAQPIGRVTVKVRCEGASPWTVFVPAQVKLFRDVVVVARPLKRTGIIGFEDVVLRERDISMISQGYLTSVDQAVGQKLTRPVVTDQVITLVHLEQAEVIRKGDQVVISASSGGLNVKMPGEALANGGMSEQIRVKNLNSNRVIKARVTAPGQVEVAL, from the coding sequence ATGGATATTAAAACGACGGTTTCCCGACGCCCCACCCTGACACGGTTCTGCAGATGCCTCTGCGTACCGCTGGCGCTGCTCGCCTTGGGCCTGGGCGCCACGGCCCGCGCTGATAACGTCACACTGCCTGATGTACTTATCGGCGTCACTCAGGGCTTTCTTGAGTTCACTGTAGAAGATTATCTGGCGACCACACAGACGCCGGGACGTTATGAAATCCAGGTCAACCAGTTGGACCCCCGCCTGCGCATGCCAATGTGCGACAAGGAATTGACAGCCACCCTGGAAAGTCCGGCCCAGCCCATCGGCCGCGTGACGGTCAAGGTGCGCTGCGAAGGCGCCTCGCCCTGGACCGTGTTCGTGCCGGCCCAGGTCAAGTTGTTCCGCGATGTGGTGGTGGTTGCCCGCCCGCTCAAGCGCACCGGCATCATCGGTTTTGAGGACGTCGTGCTGCGCGAACGGGACATCAGCATGATCAGCCAGGGCTACCTGACCTCCGTCGATCAGGCCGTCGGGCAGAAACTGACCCGACCAGTGGTCACCGATCAGGTGATTACCCTGGTGCATCTTGAGCAGGCCGAGGTGATTCGCAAGGGTGACCAGGTGGTGATTTCCGCCAGCAGTGGCGGGTTGAACGTAAAAATGCCGGGGGAAGCGCTGGCCAACGGTGGCATGAGCGAGCAGATCCGGGTCAAGAACCTCAACTCAAACCGCGTGATCAAGGCGCGGGTCACAGCCCCAGGGCAAGTGGAGGTCGCTTTATAG
- the flgM gene encoding flagellar biosynthesis anti-sigma factor FlgM gives MVIDFSRLNNTPTTSGTTRTTSKENVEAKAPPLPAKAEQASASQSGESVHLSNEAQQLQKVTDSLRDQPVVNKARVAELKQAIADGSYKVDSNRVASKLLNFEAER, from the coding sequence ATGGTCATCGATTTCAGCCGTTTAAATAACACCCCGACGACGTCAGGCACTACGCGTACTACCAGCAAGGAAAACGTAGAAGCCAAGGCCCCGCCACTGCCCGCCAAGGCGGAACAGGCGAGCGCCAGCCAGAGCGGGGAGTCCGTACACCTGAGCAATGAGGCTCAACAGTTGCAGAAGGTCACTGACTCGCTACGCGATCAACCGGTGGTCAATAAAGCCCGTGTGGCCGAATTGAAACAGGCAATCGCCGATGGCAGCTATAAAGTCGACAGCAACCGTGTAGCCAGCAAGCTGCTCAATTTCGAAGCCGAGCGCTAG
- a CDS encoding flagella synthesis protein FlgN, whose product MHHDENLLQLILDDLAPTQQLLKLLKEESLALYGRDMPLLEEILARKQSLIVLLEQHGKKRSQILISLGLPADHDGLAQLASHSSVGDQLLAQSKELNQLLTQCQEANLLNGQSIQLQQATTANQLRILHGGEPPALYNAQGSTSRLVKPSTRSQA is encoded by the coding sequence ATGCATCACGACGAAAATCTGCTTCAACTGATCCTTGATGATCTCGCGCCGACGCAACAGTTGCTCAAGCTGCTCAAGGAAGAATCCCTGGCCCTCTACGGCCGGGACATGCCGCTGCTGGAAGAAATTCTGGCGCGCAAGCAGTCGCTGATTGTCCTGCTGGAACAGCACGGCAAAAAACGCAGCCAGATCCTTATCAGCCTGGGCCTTCCCGCCGACCACGACGGCCTGGCGCAATTGGCCAGCCACTCTTCGGTCGGCGATCAACTGCTCGCCCAGAGTAAAGAACTCAACCAATTGCTCACCCAGTGCCAGGAAGCCAACCTGCTCAACGGTCAGTCGATCCAGCTTCAGCAAGCCACGACCGCCAACCAGTTGCGCATACTTCACGGCGGCGAGCCTCCAGCGCTCTATAACGCTCAGGGTTCCACCTCGCGCCTGGTCAAGCCAAGCACCCGCAGCCAAGCCTGA
- a CDS encoding flagellar brake protein, whose translation MFNALNAEDAPQPPKVLTTPLEIAGTLRMLQESHDPLIITFHERSQRFQSYLVDVDRDGRAMILDEMVPRDGERHLENGEPFRIEGFHDGVRIAWDSNGTLTVSEKDGHRVYTGSMPDEVVYHQRRNAFRAALKLAQLVNIELDGEKLQAPVRGKLLDISATGCKLRFEGDISERLQLGQVYDRFMAALPFGSMTTSVELRYLHFEERINITFAGVRFHNMSGLVQRQVERFVYQLQREARRFDKDDDF comes from the coding sequence GTGTTCAACGCCCTTAATGCGGAAGATGCCCCGCAGCCCCCCAAGGTCCTCACCACGCCTCTGGAAATCGCCGGCACCTTGCGGATGCTGCAAGAAAGCCACGACCCGCTGATCATCACCTTCCACGAACGCAGCCAGCGCTTCCAGAGTTACCTGGTGGACGTGGACCGTGACGGCCGCGCGATGATCCTGGATGAAATGGTTCCCCGCGACGGTGAACGCCACCTCGAAAACGGCGAACCCTTTCGCATCGAAGGTTTCCACGACGGCGTGCGTATTGCGTGGGACAGCAATGGCACTCTTACCGTCAGCGAAAAAGACGGCCACCGTGTCTACACCGGCAGCATGCCCGACGAGGTGGTCTACCATCAGCGTCGCAATGCCTTCCGCGCCGCCTTGAAGCTGGCGCAACTGGTCAACATCGAACTGGATGGCGAGAAGCTCCAGGCACCTGTGCGCGGCAAACTCCTGGATATTTCCGCCACCGGTTGCAAACTGCGCTTTGAAGGGGACATCTCCGAGCGCCTGCAGCTGGGCCAGGTCTACGACCGCTTCATGGCCGCCCTGCCCTTTGGCAGCATGACTACCTCGGTCGAACTGCGGTACCTGCACTTCGAAGAAAGGATCAACATTACCTTCGCCGGCGTGCGCTTTCACAACATGAGCGGCCTGGTGCAGCGCCAAGTCGAACGTTTTGTCTACCAGCTGCAACGCGAAGCGCGGCGCTTCGACAAAGACGACGATTTTTAA
- a CDS encoding MFS transporter: MRQIWKSFRALYFASLMMLIGSGLLSTYLALRLAADNVDSLWVGALMAANYFGLVLGGKIGHRLIARVGHIRAYATCAGIVGAAVLGHGLVDWLPAWIVLRVIVGLGMMCQYMVIESWLNEQADAKQRGVVFSLYMIASYLGLVLGQLILVLHPQLGLELLMLVALCFALCLVPVAMTRRIHPAALHPAPMEPRFFIKRVPQSLSTVLGAGLIVGSFYGLAPLYASQQGLTTEQVGLFMGSCIFAGLLVQWPLGWLSDRYDRALLIRCFALCLAVAALPLAIMTQVPLEVLFVAGFLCSLVQFCLYPLAVAFSNDHVEGDRRVSLTAMLLVTYGIGASIGPLLAGVIMKLFGNQMLYAFFSLCALILVWRIRPKAVTNLHQVEDAPLHHVAMPDSMSSSPLVAALDPRVDEQVVQEQMQVSVPDPEPQDDAQPSTDEPPFEGPPEPLGPEEHPHDLSRARP; this comes from the coding sequence ATGCGCCAGATCTGGAAATCTTTTCGAGCCCTTTATTTCGCGTCTTTGATGATGCTGATCGGCTCCGGCCTGCTCAGCACTTACCTGGCTTTGCGCCTGGCAGCCGACAATGTCGACAGCCTGTGGGTGGGTGCGCTGATGGCGGCCAACTATTTTGGCCTGGTGCTGGGTGGCAAGATCGGGCACCGCCTGATTGCCCGGGTCGGGCATATCCGGGCCTACGCCACCTGTGCCGGCATCGTCGGTGCCGCGGTGCTGGGCCACGGCCTGGTCGACTGGCTGCCGGCCTGGATCGTATTGCGGGTGATCGTGGGCCTGGGGATGATGTGCCAGTACATGGTCATCGAGAGCTGGCTCAATGAGCAGGCGGACGCCAAGCAGCGTGGCGTGGTGTTCAGCCTGTATATGATCGCGTCCTACCTGGGGCTGGTGTTGGGGCAATTGATCCTGGTGCTGCATCCCCAGCTTGGCCTCGAACTGTTGATGCTCGTGGCGCTGTGCTTCGCCCTGTGCCTTGTGCCGGTGGCAATGACTCGGCGCATTCACCCGGCCGCACTGCATCCTGCGCCGATGGAACCGCGCTTCTTTATCAAGCGCGTGCCACAGTCGCTGAGTACGGTGCTGGGGGCCGGATTGATCGTTGGCTCGTTCTACGGTCTGGCGCCGCTGTATGCGTCCCAGCAAGGGCTGACGACCGAGCAGGTCGGTTTGTTCATGGGTAGCTGCATTTTTGCCGGTTTGCTGGTGCAGTGGCCGCTGGGCTGGTTATCGGACCGTTATGACCGGGCGCTGTTGATCCGCTGCTTCGCCTTGTGCCTGGCCGTGGCGGCACTGCCCCTGGCGATCATGACCCAGGTGCCGCTGGAAGTGCTGTTTGTGGCGGGCTTCCTGTGTTCGCTGGTGCAATTCTGCCTGTACCCGCTGGCCGTGGCGTTCTCCAACGACCATGTGGAAGGTGATCGCCGGGTTTCGCTGACGGCCATGCTGTTGGTGACCTATGGCATCGGCGCCAGCATCGGGCCGCTGTTGGCGGGGGTGATCATGAAGCTCTTCGGCAACCAGATGCTGTATGCGTTTTTCAGCCTGTGCGCGCTGATTCTGGTGTGGCGAATCCGCCCGAAAGCCGTGACCAACCTGCACCAGGTGGAAGACGCGCCGCTGCATCACGTGGCGATGCCCGACAGCATGTCCAGTTCCCCGCTGGTGGCTGCGCTCGATCCGCGGGTGGATGAGCAGGTTGTGCAGGAGCAGATGCAGGTCAGTGTGCCCGACCCGGAACCGCAAGACGATGCGCAGCCATCGACCGACGAGCCGCCCTTCGAAGGGCCGCCGGAGCCGCTGGGTCCCGAAGAGCATCCGCATGACTTGAGCAGGGCGCGCCCCTGA
- a CDS encoding PA3371 family protein, with translation MSKFAWLFMCLTAFTGLLGLSAESQDGQTTAFIASGVFASLFLLTLIVGRRFKFDPVLR, from the coding sequence ATGAGCAAATTTGCCTGGCTGTTTATGTGCCTGACCGCATTCACCGGCCTGCTGGGTTTGAGTGCTGAATCGCAAGACGGCCAAACCACCGCTTTTATCGCCAGCGGCGTATTCGCCAGCCTGTTCCTGCTGACCCTGATCGTGGGTCGTCGCTTCAAGTTCGATCCCGTCCTGCGCTGA
- a CDS encoding Arc family DNA-binding protein, whose amino-acid sequence MRPLKQAIYSSRTADKFVVRLPDGMRERIAEVARNHHRSMNSEIIARLEQSLIQEGALGDELSMRLDSPELSLHERELLQRFRQLSHRQQNALVSLIAHDVEAAAEAN is encoded by the coding sequence ATGCGCCCATTGAAACAGGCAATTTATTCCAGCCGTACGGCTGACAAGTTCGTCGTACGTCTGCCAGACGGAATGCGGGAACGCATTGCCGAGGTGGCTCGCAATCATCACCGCAGCATGAACTCCGAAATCATCGCGCGCCTGGAACAAAGCCTCATTCAGGAAGGTGCCTTGGGCGACGAGTTGAGCATGCGCCTGGACAGCCCCGAGCTGTCGCTGCACGAACGCGAACTGCTGCAGCGTTTTCGTCAGCTCTCCCACCGCCAGCAAAATGCTCTCGTCTCGCTTATCGCGCACGACGTTGAGGCGGCCGCAGAAGCCAATTGA
- the mgtE gene encoding magnesium transporter, with product MTEVEVKKTQESLQDRLAQVIELLQRQRVVEDLTHRQEGPNNNLVENLVHRQNLVELQRKLDDLHSADVAYILEALPLDDRLTLWQLVKADRDGDILLEVSDSVRETLIADMDDHELLAAAKEMDADELADLAPELPRDVVHELMEALDTQQRERVRSALSYDDDQVGALMDFEMVTIREDVSLEVVLRYLRRLKELPGHTDKLFVVDYEGILKGVLPIKRLLVNDPDKKVADLMASDTVSFHPDEDAYDAAQAFERYDLISAPVVDKNGKLIGRLTIDEIVDLIREESETEVLNMAGLREEEDIFASVWRSLRNRWAWLAVNLITAFIASRVIGLFEGSIEKLVALAALMPIVAGIGGNSGNQTITMIVRAMALDQVSTANSSRLLRKELAVGLINGLVWGGVIGVVAYLLYGSWSLGVVMTAAMTLNLLLAALMGVLIPMTLARIGRDPAMGASVMITAMTDSGGFFIFLGLATIFLL from the coding sequence ATGACCGAAGTAGAAGTAAAGAAAACACAGGAAAGCCTGCAGGATCGCCTGGCTCAAGTCATCGAGCTGCTGCAGCGCCAGCGCGTGGTCGAAGACCTGACGCACCGCCAGGAAGGCCCGAATAACAACCTGGTCGAAAACCTGGTTCACCGGCAGAACCTCGTTGAGCTGCAACGCAAGCTCGATGACCTGCACTCCGCCGACGTCGCCTATATTCTCGAAGCCTTGCCGCTGGATGATCGACTGACCCTCTGGCAGTTGGTCAAGGCCGACCGCGACGGCGATATCCTGCTCGAAGTCTCCGACTCGGTCCGTGAAACCCTGATCGCTGACATGGACGATCACGAGCTTCTGGCCGCCGCCAAGGAGATGGACGCCGACGAACTGGCGGACCTGGCGCCTGAGCTGCCCCGTGATGTCGTCCATGAGCTGATGGAAGCGCTGGACACTCAGCAGCGTGAGCGCGTGCGCTCGGCGCTGTCGTATGACGACGATCAGGTCGGCGCCCTGATGGACTTCGAGATGGTCACCATCCGCGAAGATGTCAGCCTGGAAGTGGTCCTGCGTTACCTGCGCCGTCTCAAGGAGCTGCCTGGCCATACCGATAAGCTGTTCGTGGTCGATTACGAAGGCATCCTCAAAGGCGTCCTGCCGATCAAGCGCCTGCTGGTCAATGACCCGGACAAGAAAGTTGCGGACTTGATGGCCAGCGACACCGTGAGCTTCCACCCGGATGAAGACGCCTACGATGCCGCGCAGGCATTCGAGCGGTATGACTTGATCTCGGCGCCGGTGGTGGACAAGAACGGCAAGTTGATTGGCCGTTTGACCATCGATGAGATCGTCGACCTGATTCGTGAAGAAAGTGAGACCGAAGTCCTCAACATGGCGGGTCTGCGTGAAGAGGAAGATATCTTCGCATCCGTCTGGCGTTCGCTGCGTAACCGCTGGGCCTGGCTGGCCGTCAACCTGATTACCGCGTTTATCGCTTCGCGCGTGATCGGCTTGTTTGAAGGCTCGATCGAGAAACTGGTCGCCCTGGCGGCGTTGATGCCGATCGTCGCCGGTATTGGCGGTAACTCCGGCAACCAGACCATTACCATGATTGTGCGCGCCATGGCACTGGATCAGGTGAGTACGGCCAACTCCTCGCGGCTGCTGCGCAAAGAGCTGGCCGTGGGCCTTATCAATGGCCTGGTGTGGGGTGGGGTGATCGGCGTGGTGGCGTACTTGCTGTATGGCAGCTGGTCACTCGGCGTGGTCATGACGGCCGCCATGACCCTCAACCTGCTGCTGGCGGCGCTGATGGGGGTGTTGATCCCGATGACCCTGGCCCGCATTGGTCGCGACCCTGCCATGGGTGCCAGCGTGATGATCACCGCCATGACCGACAGTGGTGGCTTTTTCATCTTCCTGGGCCTGGCAACGATCTTCCTGCTTTGA